A portion of the Bacteroidales bacterium genome contains these proteins:
- a CDS encoding PAAR domain-containing protein, which produces MPAAARIGDMHLCPMQTPGTPPVPHVGGPVTGPGCATVLIGGMPAAVVGDMAVCTGPPDTIVAGSATVMFGGKPAARQGDTTAHGGNIVAGFPTVMIGG; this is translated from the coding sequence ATGCCGGCAGCAGCAAGGATAGGAGATATGCACCTCTGCCCGATGCAGACACCGGGTACGCCGCCCGTTCCGCATGTTGGCGGACCGGTAACGGGTCCGGGCTGCGCGACCGTGCTGATTGGAGGGATGCCGGCAGCTGTAGTCGGCGACATGGCCGTTTGCACTGGACCGCCCGATACAATTGTTGCAGGTTCAGCCACTGTGATGTTTGGCGGAAAACCTGCTGCACGACAGGGAGATACAACAGCTCATGGAGGAAATATTGTTGCCGGTTTTCCAACTGTAATGATCGGAGGATAA
- a CDS encoding GPW/gp25 family protein, whose amino-acid sequence MNSDNNIAFLGTGWSFPPAFDKVSRSVEMTSGREDIERSLEILLSTRPGERVMQPDYGCNLDRLLFEPMDLALRTYMEEMVKTAILYHEPRITVDAIEIDEREGVQGQITLIVDYTIRTTNSRYNFVYLIEKQ is encoded by the coding sequence ATGAATAGCGATAATAACATAGCATTTTTAGGCACGGGATGGTCCTTCCCACCCGCTTTCGATAAAGTTTCCCGTTCAGTGGAAATGACTTCGGGGCGTGAAGATATTGAACGGAGCCTCGAAATCCTCCTAAGTACCCGTCCAGGCGAGCGGGTAATGCAGCCCGACTACGGCTGTAACCTCGACAGGCTGTTGTTTGAGCCGATGGATTTAGCCCTGAGAACTTATATGGAGGAAATGGTGAAAACCGCCATTTTGTATCATGAACCGCGGATTACTGTGGATGCAATTGAAATCGATGAACGAGAAGGTGTTCAAGGACAGATAACGTTAATTGTCGATTACACAATCCGAACCACCAATTCGAGATATAATTTTGTTTACCTGATCGAAAAACAATAG